In one Micromonospora polyrhachis genomic region, the following are encoded:
- a CDS encoding TetR/AcrR family transcriptional regulator: MSRDMSPIDGPEPYKRRREVTVERLLDAALSTFAELGFQAARVEDICSRGGFTRGAFYSSFRTKDELLAALFEREMTARMAQLEEQLTGVEEEDDPVAAAVERGLATYRQDRAWAIVYLEYALYASRHPEAVAALRRHMRRVLDRLTSLIENVVRRTGVTLTIPAAQLARIVIGMMDGLALQEISTEGNGEVAGLHRPALLLMLRAVTSAPPAPPAPLAPSAPPAPLAPPAPPNAEGLS, translated from the coding sequence GTGAGTCGAGACATGTCCCCGATCGACGGCCCCGAGCCGTACAAACGTCGCCGCGAGGTGACGGTCGAACGCCTGCTGGACGCCGCCCTGAGCACCTTCGCCGAGCTGGGCTTCCAAGCGGCCCGGGTGGAGGACATCTGTAGCCGGGGCGGGTTCACCCGCGGAGCCTTCTACTCCAGCTTCCGCACCAAGGACGAACTCCTCGCCGCGCTCTTCGAGCGGGAGATGACCGCCCGGATGGCGCAGTTGGAGGAACAACTCACCGGGGTGGAGGAGGAGGACGATCCGGTTGCGGCAGCCGTCGAACGCGGCCTCGCCACCTACCGGCAGGACCGGGCCTGGGCGATCGTCTACCTGGAGTACGCCCTGTACGCGAGCCGGCATCCGGAGGCCGTCGCCGCGTTACGTCGCCATATGCGTCGGGTACTCGACCGCCTCACCAGCCTGATCGAGAACGTAGTGCGGCGGACCGGGGTAACCCTGACCATCCCGGCAGCCCAGCTCGCCCGCATCGTGATCGGGATGATGGACGGCCTCGCGTTGCAGGAGATCTCCACCGAGGGCAACGGTGAGGTGGCCGGCCTGCACCGTCCCGCACTACTGCTCATGCTCCGGGCCGTCACCTCGGCACCACCGGCACCGCCAGCGCCACTGGCACCATCCGCGCCGCCAGCACCACTGGCACCACCCGCACCACCGAACGCCGAAGGGCTTTCTTGA